agctgATAACATTAGAGCACTTAATTTAATACAGGGTATTACATTTATGATGATAAGTGTATGGATTATCTCACTTATATAGTGCTCAACCTTCACTTTTCTAAACAATGTGAGACTTAGAACTCACACTTGTTTTTCCACACAACACAAACTTGTTTCTCAATAATCTCCTgctcaagtgtgagtccatccATTATGCTCTCCCTCAAGCAGAAACTCTTTCATCCACGTGCTTGTACCGCCATTGAGAGACACCTTTATTTCATCATGGACACTTCAACTGAACGTGCCTCCTAACCACCATGTCAAGAAGACTTTCGACATAAGGAGTCGGTCCCTTATTCTAATTGGGTTTCTGATACCACTGATGGGTGATTAATGGGTGATCAGGAAACACTCTGAATCTAGGAGAATGCCTATTAACCACATTCCCTTATTCCCTTGTATGTCTATTCCACAAATAAAGCATATGCTTATTGTCATCATTTTAAAATAGAACGAACTCAAACTATAATAAGGTATTAAAATGAAGGATATAAGAGTTACGAATACTTTAAAAGGGAAAATATGTTTTCCTCAAATCTAAAATTGAAGTAATTTCAACTCAGCCAACACAAGTCAGTGAAATATGAGTTGCCTTTTACACTCATATGGAAAGTAATACTAGAAATTGTTCTGACAATAGGTAGAAAATACATTTGTTGCACTTGATGTTAAAAAGAGGTCAAATTTTTCAGGCCCAGATATAAAACTCCTATCTAACTCAAACCATTTTCGTCTGAATTCTTTCTCCCCTGACACTGCCTTAACTGTTGTTCTCGAAGCTCTGAATTCCCCCGACACTGCCAgatataaaaattatcattttatttGTTAAACATAAATGGATGTAAAAGAATATAATCACATGCCTACAATTACATGTAAAAAGTTATAATAGTGAACAAAAATACTGAAGTACAAATACTCACTGAAATGTTAGTTTTACACTACATTGAGTTTAGTTATGTATGTATGTTACAATAAAGTGAGCAAAGAAAAGTGGGTTAGCAATAAGAAAATAAGCTCCATAGATTTATAAAGGGAAAAAAAGCTTAGTGAGAGATAATGCAATTTAAAGCAATCTGCCTGCAGAATAGCAGATTACAGATTTTTCAATACCTATATGTGATTAATTGATTACTAGTTGCATTTCATTCTATAAAACTAAATCCTATTCAGCTAAGATATTTTTCAATACTGCACttaatgttgttttgaaaaaaactatTTAGACATGTCAATGCAATTTGTTGATAGCAATAAGATATTCATTCAAAAAATACAATCAATCgaaacaatcataaaaaaaacattCACAATCTATAattttgaaaacaacaaatacaACTTAACATTAGTATCAACATGTAAACCATGGAAGAGGAACTTACACTCCTGAAACTAAACTTTCAAAATAGCCATTGGCAGAGCATGAGACAGAATCGAACGTTTGGCCATCAGTAACTGTTTTCCTTACATTAATGTTTGTCCGCATTACTCTATTATTTCTCCAATTATAAATAATATCTTGGTATTCTTGACTGCAATTAAGTACCAATGTATCACCATCCTTGGACAGAAACCGCGgaacaaaattaaaagaatattttATATATTCGTTACTATAGTCATAATCAATTTGAAGACTGTAATAACTAATTTTAAGGAATTGAATCCAAGAATCATCaactccaaaattttccatcttcCATATAACAAAATTTGTTTCCTTGTAACAATAAGAAAAACAGAGACAATCCCCCAACACACTAACAATTGGCGTTGCAGGAGGCACCTCGTCAAAATCACGAGGTAAGAAATATTGATTGTATGTCTCCGTTCTTAAATCAAGTGAAACAATAACAAATTGCTCAACATTAATATTCTTATAATCATCACCGATATACCAAAGTTTATCACGAATAGCCAACCAATTAATAGTGCTTTTGAGATACATACCAACATAATCGCTGTCCATAGATAAGTCTGAACCCATGGGTTCAACTGGGAAACTTTCAATTTTTCTCCAAACATTATCAGCCAAACTTAGAATTCTCACATTGCTTCTCATTTCAGGTTCATTGAATTCTGAGGCAACTACCTTGTAAGTGTCGGTAGATTCATCCCAACCAAATGTGTATTTATAATAGCGATCACAGGCGAAAATATCAGGTGGATTGCGAAATTCGCGAACACACCCAAATTTTGGGGATGTTGTTATAGTGGCTGAGTTCCACAATCGAAGCCAGTGGTCTTTATACTCACGGATCA
The Vicia villosa cultivar HV-30 ecotype Madison, WI linkage group LG6, Vvil1.0, whole genome shotgun sequence genome window above contains:
- the LOC131614381 gene encoding F-box/kelch-repeat protein At3g23880-like; translation: MYPSPLFFPQDLITEVLSKFWDTLISDPIFVKLHLKRSAKRNPQIILITGHAKHIRGESPYGSDDESEHECGVIPYSISSLVDNPSFNLSVDSYQLVEDKGCSRMVGSCNGLICLAGDYLIREYKDHWLRLWNSATITTSPKFGCVREFRNPPDIFACDRYYKYTFGWDESTDTYKVVASEFNEPEMRSNVRILSLADNVWRKIESFPVEPMGSDLSMDSDYVGMYLKSTINWLAIRDKLWYIGDDYKNINVEQFVIVSLDLRTETYNQYFLPRDFDEVPPATPIVSVLGDCLCFSYCYKETNFVIWKMENFGVDDSWIQFLKISYYSLQIDYDYSNEYIKYSFNFVPRFLSKDGDTLCRGNSELREQQLRQCQGRKNSDENGLS